The Epinephelus lanceolatus isolate andai-2023 chromosome 14, ASM4190304v1, whole genome shotgun sequence genome has a window encoding:
- the LOC117248261 gene encoding atypical chemokine receptor 3-like, with translation MSLSTSELEDLWESLGYLNFSEGFSNISSVDAMVCATAFNRNALLYSMCVLYTFIFIIGLAANALVLWVNVRAQRVATPRHETHMYIVHLAVADLCVCATLPVWVSSLAQHGHWPFGEVACKLTHLMFSVNLFSSIFFLACMSVDRYLSVTQHRDSDGGARRKLIRYGACVGVWLLALVASLPDTYFLGTVKSTHGDSMLCRPVYPEENPREWMVGVQLSFILLGFVLPFPVIAVFYALLANAFTRSSPSSSSSTVEQERRVSRRVILAYIVVFLGCWGPYHGVLLVDALSQLGLVPLTCGLENVIYVALHLTQCLSLLHCCFNPILYNFINRNYRYDLMKAFIFKYSTKTGLARLIDASNMSEAEYSAVAVDNPPQI, from the coding sequence ATGAGTCTGAGCACCAGTGAGCTGGAGGACCTGTGGGAGTCGCTGGGGTACCTCAACTTCTCCGAGGGCTTCAGCAACATATCGAGTGTGGATGCAATGGTGTGCGCCACCGCTTTCAACCGCAACGCTCTGCTCTACTCCATGTGTGTCCTCTACACTTTTATCTTCATCATCGGCCTGGCTGCTAACGCTCTGGTCCTCTGGGTGAATGTCCGCGCGCAGAGAGTCGCCACCCCTCGCCATGAGACACACATGTACATCGTCCACCTGGCAGTTgcagacctgtgtgtgtgcgccacCCTGCCTGTGTGGGTGAGCTCGCTGGCCCAGCACGGCCACTGGCCCTTCGGGGAGGTGGCGTGTAAACTCACGCACCTGATGTTCTCCGTCAACCTCTTCAGCAGCATCTTCTTCCTGGCTTGCATGAGCGTGGACCGCTACCTGAGTGTGacacagcacagagacagcgatGGAGGCGCGCGCAGGAAATTAATCCGCTACGGAGCGTGTGTAGGGGTGTGGCTTCTGGCTCTGGTGGCCTCCCTGCCTGACACCTACTTCCTGGGCACTGTGAAGTCAACACATGGGGACTCCATGCTGTGCAGGCCTGTGTATCCAGAGGAAAACCCCAGGGAGTGGATGGTGGGCGTGCAGCTGAGCTTCATCCTGCTGGGCTTTGTTCTCCCCTTCCCTGTCATTGCAGTATTCTACGCCCTGCTCGCCAATGCTTTCACCCGCTCCTCTCCTTCTTCATCGTCTTCCACAGTGGAGCAGGAGCGCCGTGTGAGCCGCAGGGTGATCCTGGCGTACATCGTGGTGTTCCTGGGCTGCTGGGGGCCCTACCACGGCGTCCTCCTGGTTGATGCCCTATCCCAGCTGGGCCTGGTGCCTCTGACTTGCGGCCTGGAGAACGTGATCTACGTCGCCTTACACCTCACCCAGTGCCTGTCCTTGCTTCACTGCTGTTTCAACCCCATCCTCTACAACTTCATCAACAGAAATTACCGCTATGACCTCATGAAGGCTTTCATCTTTAAATACTCCACGAAGACGGGCCTGGCACGCCTCATCGACGCGTCCAACATGTCTGAGGCTGAATACTCTGCTGTAGCTGTAGACAACCCACCACAGATCTGA